From Nicotiana tabacum cultivar K326 chromosome 15, ASM71507v2, whole genome shotgun sequence, the proteins below share one genomic window:
- the LOC107760722 gene encoding ethylene-responsive transcription factor ERF027-like, protein MADLSNIVVENKQSPRTNTKHPLYRGIRCRSGKWVSEIREPRKTTRIWLGTFPTPEMAAAAYDVAALALKGSDNVVLNFPCHVNSYPQLPPSPSPADIQSAAATAAVLMKQEAGEGTVVAQQGNDDQLSGSNGVGATFNEGDSVEFPSLENYNVQIGEKYVDEDDVFYMPNLLVDMAEAMMMSPPRINSSTLEDSKGDPSYIESLWSY, encoded by the exons ATGGCTGACCTATCAAACATTGTAGTTGAAAACAAACAGTCACCAAGAACAAATACCAAACATCCTTTGTATAGGGGAATACGTTGCAGAAGTGGGAAATGGGTGTCTGAAATTAGAGAGCCACGTAAAACTACAAGAATATGGCTAGGAACATTTCCTACTCCAGAAATGGCAGCTGCTGCCTATGATGTTGCTGCCTTAGCTTTAAAAGGCAGTGATAATGTTGTACTAAACTTCCCTTGTCATGTCAACTCCTATCCACAGCTCCCTCCCTCACCTTCTCCGGCCGATATACAAAGCGCGGCCGCCACTGCGGCCGTGCTTATGAAGCAAGAAGCCGGAGAAGGTACAGTGGTGGCTCAGCAAGGCAATGATGATCAGTTATCAGGAAGCAATGGCGTCGGAGCTACATTTAATGAAGGGGATTCAGTTGAATTTCCTTCACTTGAAAATTATAACGTGCAAATAG GAGAGAAATATGTAGATGAGGATGATGTATTTTATATGCCTAATTTGCTTGTTGATATGGCGGAGGCAATGATGATGAGCCCTCCAAGAATAAACTCCTCAACATTGGAAGATTCAAAAGGAGATCCCTCGTATATTGAAAGTCTTTGGAGCTATTga